In Macaca fascicularis isolate 582-1 chromosome X, T2T-MFA8v1.1, one DNA window encodes the following:
- the FHL1 gene encoding four and a half LIM domains protein 1 isoform X1 → MASHRHSGPSSYKVGTMAEKFDCHYCRDPLQGKKYVQKDGHHCCLKCFDKFCANTCVECRKPIGADSKEVHYKNRFWHDTCFRCAKCLHPLANETFVAKDNKILCNKCTTREDSPKCKGCFKAIVAGDQNVEYKGTVWHKDCFTCSNCKQVIGTGSFFPKGEDFYCVTCHETKFAKHCVKCNKAITSGGITYQDQPWHADCFVCVTCSKKLAGQRFTAVEDQYYCVDCYKNFVAKKCAGCKNPITGKRTVSRVSHPVSKARKPPVCHGKRLPLTLFPSANLRGRHPGGERTCPSWVVVLYRKNRSLAAPRGPGLVKAPVWWPMKDNPGTTTASTAKNAP, encoded by the exons ATGGCTTCCCATAGACACTCAG GTCCCTCCAGCTATAAGGTGGGCACCATGGCGGAGAAGTTTGACTGCCACTACTGCAGGGACCCCTTGCAGGGGAAGAAGTATGTGCAAAAGGATGGCCACCACTGCTGCCTGAAATGCTTTGACAAGTTCTGTGCCAACACCTGTGTGGAATGCCGCAAGCCCATCGGTGCGGACTCCAAG GAGGTGCACTATAAGAACCGCTTCTGGCACGACACCTGCTTCCGCTGTGCCAAGTGCCTTCACCCCTTGGCCAATGAGACCTTTGTGGCCAAGGACAACAAGATCCTGTGCAACAAGTGCACCACTCGGGAGGACTCCCCCAAGTGCAAGGGGTGCTTCAAGGCCATTGTGGCAG GAGATCAAAACGTGGAGTACAAGGGGACCGTCTGGCACAAAGACTGCTTCACCTGTAGTAACTGCAAGCAAGTCATCGGGACTGGAAGCTTCTTCCCTAAAGGGGAGGACTTCTACTGCGTGACTTGCCATGAGACCAAGTTTGCCAAGCATTGCGTGAAGTGCAACAAG GCCATCACATCTGGAGGAATCACTTACCAGGATCAGCCCTGGCATGCCGATTGCTTTGTGTGTGTTACCTGCTCTAAGAAGCTGGCTGGGCAGCGTTTCACCGCTGTGGAGGACCAGTATTACTGCGTGGATTGCTACAAGAACTTTGTGGCCAAGAAGTGTGCTGGATGCAAGAACCCCATCACTG GGAAAAGGACTGTGTCAAGAGTGAGCCACCCAGTCTCTAAAGCTAGGAAGCCCCCAGTGTGCCACGGGAAACGCTTGCCTCTCACCCTGTTTCCCAGCGCCAACCTCCGGGGCAGGCATCCGGGTGGAGAGAGGACTTGTCCCTCGTGGGTGGTGGTTCTTTATAGAAAAAATCGAAGCTTAGCAGCTCCTCGAGGCCCG ggttTGGTAAAGGCTCCAGTGTGGTGGCCTATGAAGGACAATCCTGGCACGACTACTGCTTCCACTGCAAAAAATGCTCCGTGA
- the FHL1 gene encoding four and a half LIM domains protein 1 isoform X4, with the protein MASHRHSGPSSYKVGTMAEKFDCHYCRDPLQGKKYVQKDGHHCCLKCFDKFCANTCVECRKPIGADSKEVHYKNRFWHDTCFRCAKCLHPLANETFVAKDNKILCNKCTTREDSPKCKGCFKAIVAGDQNVEYKGTVWHKDCFTCSNCKQVIGTGSFFPKGEDFYCVTCHETKFAKHCVKCNKAITSGGITYQDQPWHADCFVCVTCSKKLAGQRFTAVEDQYYCVDCYKNFVAKKCAGCKNPITGFGKGSSVVAYEGQSWHDYCFHCKKCSVNLANKRFVFHQEQVYCPDCAKKL; encoded by the exons ATGGCTTCCCATAGACACTCAG GTCCCTCCAGCTATAAGGTGGGCACCATGGCGGAGAAGTTTGACTGCCACTACTGCAGGGACCCCTTGCAGGGGAAGAAGTATGTGCAAAAGGATGGCCACCACTGCTGCCTGAAATGCTTTGACAAGTTCTGTGCCAACACCTGTGTGGAATGCCGCAAGCCCATCGGTGCGGACTCCAAG GAGGTGCACTATAAGAACCGCTTCTGGCACGACACCTGCTTCCGCTGTGCCAAGTGCCTTCACCCCTTGGCCAATGAGACCTTTGTGGCCAAGGACAACAAGATCCTGTGCAACAAGTGCACCACTCGGGAGGACTCCCCCAAGTGCAAGGGGTGCTTCAAGGCCATTGTGGCAG GAGATCAAAACGTGGAGTACAAGGGGACCGTCTGGCACAAAGACTGCTTCACCTGTAGTAACTGCAAGCAAGTCATCGGGACTGGAAGCTTCTTCCCTAAAGGGGAGGACTTCTACTGCGTGACTTGCCATGAGACCAAGTTTGCCAAGCATTGCGTGAAGTGCAACAAG GCCATCACATCTGGAGGAATCACTTACCAGGATCAGCCCTGGCATGCCGATTGCTTTGTGTGTGTTACCTGCTCTAAGAAGCTGGCTGGGCAGCGTTTCACCGCTGTGGAGGACCAGTATTACTGCGTGGATTGCTACAAGAACTTTGTGGCCAAGAAGTGTGCTGGATGCAAGAACCCCATCACTG ggttTGGTAAAGGCTCCAGTGTGGTGGCCTATGAAGGACAATCCTGGCACGACTACTGCTTCCACTGCAAAAAATGCTCCGTGAATCTGGCCAACAAGCGCTTTGTTTTCCACCAGGAGCAAGTGTATTGCCCCGACTGTGCCAAAAAGCTGTAA
- the FHL1 gene encoding four and a half LIM domains protein 1 isoform X3, which yields MAEKFDCHYCRDPLQGKKYVQKDGHHCCLKCFDKFCANTCVECRKPIGADSKEVHYKNRFWHDTCFRCAKCLHPLANETFVAKDNKILCNKCTTREDSPKCKGCFKAIVAGDQNVEYKGTVWHKDCFTCSNCKQVIGTGSFFPKGEDFYCVTCHETKFAKHCVKCNKAITSGGITYQDQPWHADCFVCVTCSKKLAGQRFTAVEDQYYCVDCYKNFVAKKCAGCKNPITGKRTVSRVSHPVSKARKPPVCHGKRLPLTLFPSANLRGRHPGGERTCPSWVVVLYRKNRSLAAPRGPGLVKAPVWWPMKDNPGTTTASTAKNAP from the exons ATGGCGGAGAAGTTTGACTGCCACTACTGCAGGGACCCCTTGCAGGGGAAGAAGTATGTGCAAAAGGATGGCCACCACTGCTGCCTGAAATGCTTTGACAAGTTCTGTGCCAACACCTGTGTGGAATGCCGCAAGCCCATCGGTGCGGACTCCAAG GAGGTGCACTATAAGAACCGCTTCTGGCACGACACCTGCTTCCGCTGTGCCAAGTGCCTTCACCCCTTGGCCAATGAGACCTTTGTGGCCAAGGACAACAAGATCCTGTGCAACAAGTGCACCACTCGGGAGGACTCCCCCAAGTGCAAGGGGTGCTTCAAGGCCATTGTGGCAG GAGATCAAAACGTGGAGTACAAGGGGACCGTCTGGCACAAAGACTGCTTCACCTGTAGTAACTGCAAGCAAGTCATCGGGACTGGAAGCTTCTTCCCTAAAGGGGAGGACTTCTACTGCGTGACTTGCCATGAGACCAAGTTTGCCAAGCATTGCGTGAAGTGCAACAAG GCCATCACATCTGGAGGAATCACTTACCAGGATCAGCCCTGGCATGCCGATTGCTTTGTGTGTGTTACCTGCTCTAAGAAGCTGGCTGGGCAGCGTTTCACCGCTGTGGAGGACCAGTATTACTGCGTGGATTGCTACAAGAACTTTGTGGCCAAGAAGTGTGCTGGATGCAAGAACCCCATCACTG GGAAAAGGACTGTGTCAAGAGTGAGCCACCCAGTCTCTAAAGCTAGGAAGCCCCCAGTGTGCCACGGGAAACGCTTGCCTCTCACCCTGTTTCCCAGCGCCAACCTCCGGGGCAGGCATCCGGGTGGAGAGAGGACTTGTCCCTCGTGGGTGGTGGTTCTTTATAGAAAAAATCGAAGCTTAGCAGCTCCTCGAGGCCCG ggttTGGTAAAGGCTCCAGTGTGGTGGCCTATGAAGGACAATCCTGGCACGACTACTGCTTCCACTGCAAAAAATGCTCCGTGA
- the FHL1 gene encoding four and a half LIM domains protein 1 isoform X2: MAEKFDCHYCRDPLQGKKYVQKDGHHCCLKCFDKFCANTCVECRKPIGADSKEVHYKNRFWHDTCFRCAKCLHPLANETFVAKDNKILCNKCTTREDSPKCKGCFKAIVAGDQNVEYKGTVWHKDCFTCSNCKQVIGTGSFFPKGEDFYCVTCHETKFAKHCVKCNKAITSGGITYQDQPWHADCFVCVTCSKKLAGQRFTAVEDQYYCVDCYKNFVAKKCAGCKNPITGFGKGSSVVAYEGQSWHDYCFHCKKCSVNLANKRFVFHQEQVYCPDCAKKL, from the exons ATGGCGGAGAAGTTTGACTGCCACTACTGCAGGGACCCCTTGCAGGGGAAGAAGTATGTGCAAAAGGATGGCCACCACTGCTGCCTGAAATGCTTTGACAAGTTCTGTGCCAACACCTGTGTGGAATGCCGCAAGCCCATCGGTGCGGACTCCAAG GAGGTGCACTATAAGAACCGCTTCTGGCACGACACCTGCTTCCGCTGTGCCAAGTGCCTTCACCCCTTGGCCAATGAGACCTTTGTGGCCAAGGACAACAAGATCCTGTGCAACAAGTGCACCACTCGGGAGGACTCCCCCAAGTGCAAGGGGTGCTTCAAGGCCATTGTGGCAG GAGATCAAAACGTGGAGTACAAGGGGACCGTCTGGCACAAAGACTGCTTCACCTGTAGTAACTGCAAGCAAGTCATCGGGACTGGAAGCTTCTTCCCTAAAGGGGAGGACTTCTACTGCGTGACTTGCCATGAGACCAAGTTTGCCAAGCATTGCGTGAAGTGCAACAAG GCCATCACATCTGGAGGAATCACTTACCAGGATCAGCCCTGGCATGCCGATTGCTTTGTGTGTGTTACCTGCTCTAAGAAGCTGGCTGGGCAGCGTTTCACCGCTGTGGAGGACCAGTATTACTGCGTGGATTGCTACAAGAACTTTGTGGCCAAGAAGTGTGCTGGATGCAAGAACCCCATCACTG ggttTGGTAAAGGCTCCAGTGTGGTGGCCTATGAAGGACAATCCTGGCACGACTACTGCTTCCACTGCAAAAAATGCTCCGTGAATCTGGCCAACAAGCGCTTTGTTTTCCACCAGGAGCAAGTGTATTGCCCCGACTGTGCCAAAAAGCTGTAA